From Leptospira stimsonii, the proteins below share one genomic window:
- a CDS encoding HAD family hydrolase produces the protein MKLKAILFDYDDTLVQTRKIRYRTLKNLAKEKFRFDLLDVQIDEAWGLPGDEFLRRIYGEHAEDLESLWGEYHSFCERDPNLTFPGAEDFLQKYNSHFLFGILSSSSGRRVLKEIEGFSFSKNSFFSIQTAEDTNVHKPDPNVFLPIIEEARKRKLDSSEILYVGDTLGDAIASTGAGLRFLGMAHEEHSAKLFQKENLEFVSSFLELEHWIESSSF, from the coding sequence ATGAAACTCAAAGCCATTCTTTTTGATTACGATGATACCCTCGTGCAGACGAGAAAGATTCGTTATCGGACCTTGAAAAATCTCGCGAAAGAAAAGTTTCGATTTGATTTACTGGATGTGCAAATCGACGAGGCATGGGGTTTGCCGGGAGATGAATTTTTAAGGAGAATCTACGGAGAACATGCTGAAGATCTGGAGTCGCTCTGGGGAGAATATCATTCTTTTTGCGAAAGAGATCCGAATCTTACGTTTCCGGGGGCTGAGGACTTTCTACAAAAATACAACTCACATTTTCTTTTTGGAATTCTTTCCTCATCGAGTGGAAGAAGAGTTTTGAAAGAAATCGAAGGTTTTTCCTTTTCGAAGAATTCTTTTTTCTCGATTCAAACGGCGGAAGATACAAACGTTCACAAGCCCGATCCGAACGTGTTTCTTCCGATTATAGAAGAAGCGCGAAAGAGAAAATTAGATTCTTCTGAGATTCTCTATGTCGGAGATACGCTCGGGGATGCGATCGCTTCGACCGGAGCGGGCTTGCGATTTTTAGGGATGGCTCACGAAGAACATTCTGCGAAGCTTTTTCAAAAAGAAAATTTGGAATTTGTTTCTTCGTTCTTGGAGTTGGAACACTGGATCGAATCTTCCTCTTTTTGA
- a CDS encoding HAD family hydrolase: MSIRRDFWNPDLFETLSRLSPGKAAFDFDNTLVRNDFGEAVMELFLSQGVPAYQKNIASFFSEKNRERILSARFEDPLLFRSLVLEEYESIQKESGLEASYRWSSWIFSGHSPEELKTISRSVWNEHSADTDSLSVKIYEPMKELVHHLQTSGWDVWIVTASPQEIIQSVSTLFGIPEEKVLGMQLSLEDGIHSSQILEPFTYGKGKVERFQNAVGAFPDLAFGDSVNDFPLLESAKLGVFLDREKGTVPPQGTKIQSLRGWNVLEGVSI, encoded by the coding sequence GTGTCCATTCGCCGGGATTTTTGGAATCCGGATCTCTTCGAAACCCTTTCCCGGCTTTCTCCCGGGAAAGCAGCATTCGATTTTGATAATACTCTTGTACGAAACGATTTTGGGGAAGCCGTAATGGAACTCTTCCTTTCGCAAGGAGTTCCGGCGTATCAAAAAAACATCGCATCTTTTTTTTCGGAGAAGAATCGGGAACGGATCCTTTCCGCTAGATTCGAAGATCCTCTTTTGTTCCGTTCCCTCGTTTTAGAGGAATACGAATCGATCCAAAAAGAATCGGGTTTGGAAGCGTCCTATCGCTGGAGTTCCTGGATCTTTTCCGGACATTCTCCCGAGGAATTAAAAACGATTTCCCGGTCGGTCTGGAACGAGCACTCTGCCGATACCGATTCACTTTCCGTGAAGATCTACGAACCGATGAAAGAATTGGTACATCACTTACAAACTTCCGGTTGGGACGTTTGGATCGTAACCGCGTCTCCTCAAGAAATCATCCAATCCGTTTCGACTCTTTTTGGAATCCCGGAAGAGAAGGTTTTAGGAATGCAACTTTCTCTTGAGGATGGAATTCATTCTTCACAAATTTTAGAACCGTTTACTTATGGAAAGGGAAAGGTGGAACGTTTTCAAAACGCAGTAGGTGCGTTCCCCGATCTCGCCTTCGGAGATTCCGTAAACGACTTTCCTCTTTTGGAATCGGCGAAGCTCGGAGTTTTTTTGGATCGAGAAAAAGGAACCGTCCCACCGCAGGGAACGAAGATCCAAAGTCTTCGAGGATGGAACGTTCTCGAAGGAGTTTCGATCTGA
- a CDS encoding sodium:proton antiporter: MKQKLTSVLLAILLTLPAVALLADEPTGETQPQVQSSENHDSSHDEAATGGHHEVQGEDLPYWSVIPFVLILLSIALLPIVSHTTSHWWESNTNKLILALALGAISFAILVLHGWFGKIVHTLVFEYVPFIILLGALFYISGGIRLKGDIEATPVNNTIFLIIGTFLASFIGTTGASMLLIRPILKTNSERKYVVHTVIFFIFLVSNIGGSLTPLGDPPLFLGYLIGVPFTWTFKLLPELLVAGILLLITYFIWDTFAYKKETSKDLKKDQKHKHPISLEGQVNFIWLLGVVLSVAFINQNYIPEISENPYLAFIREAVLIGLIVASKLTTKGHVREHNKFTLHPIQEVAYLFIGIFITMIPALILLEHHGKDLGVTETWQFFWVTGLFSGVLDNAPTYLTFLSLAKGTLGMTDVAQILADPHAESILKSISVGAVFMGALTYIGNAPNFMVKSVAEENNVKMPSFGGYVLYSFSILIPTFILLTFIFFR; this comes from the coding sequence ATGAAACAAAAACTTACATCCGTCCTTCTGGCGATCCTCCTTACTCTGCCCGCAGTGGCGCTCTTGGCCGACGAACCGACTGGTGAAACACAACCTCAGGTTCAGTCTTCCGAGAATCACGATTCTTCCCATGACGAAGCGGCGACCGGCGGTCACCACGAAGTCCAAGGAGAAGACCTTCCGTATTGGAGTGTGATTCCCTTTGTTCTGATTCTTCTGAGCATCGCGCTTCTTCCGATCGTTTCTCACACGACTTCTCACTGGTGGGAAAGTAACACCAATAAGCTGATCCTTGCGTTGGCGCTGGGTGCGATCTCCTTTGCGATTCTGGTTCTCCACGGTTGGTTTGGTAAGATCGTACATACACTCGTCTTCGAGTATGTTCCGTTTATCATATTGCTCGGCGCCCTCTTTTATATTTCGGGCGGAATCCGTTTGAAAGGTGATATCGAAGCGACTCCGGTGAACAACACGATCTTCCTAATCATAGGGACCTTCCTCGCCTCCTTTATCGGAACGACGGGCGCTTCCATGCTTTTGATTCGCCCGATCTTAAAGACGAACTCGGAACGAAAATACGTAGTTCACACGGTCATCTTCTTCATCTTTCTCGTTTCGAACATTGGAGGTTCTTTGACTCCACTCGGAGATCCTCCTCTTTTCCTCGGTTATTTGATCGGTGTTCCGTTCACTTGGACGTTTAAACTTCTTCCGGAATTGCTCGTTGCGGGAATTCTTCTTCTGATCACGTATTTTATCTGGGATACGTTCGCGTATAAAAAAGAAACCTCAAAAGATCTCAAGAAAGATCAAAAACACAAACATCCGATCAGTCTCGAAGGTCAGGTCAATTTTATCTGGCTCTTGGGAGTTGTGTTGTCCGTTGCGTTTATCAATCAGAACTACATTCCTGAAATTTCGGAGAATCCCTATCTCGCCTTTATCAGAGAAGCGGTTCTGATCGGATTGATCGTTGCATCCAAACTCACTACGAAAGGACACGTAAGAGAACACAACAAGTTCACGCTACATCCGATTCAGGAAGTCGCGTATCTTTTTATCGGGATTTTCATTACGATGATTCCGGCTCTGATTCTCTTGGAACATCACGGAAAAGATTTGGGTGTTACGGAAACTTGGCAATTCTTCTGGGTAACGGGTTTGTTCTCTGGGGTTCTTGACAACGCACCGACCTACCTCACGTTCTTATCCTTAGCGAAAGGAACCTTGGGGATGACGGACGTGGCTCAGATTCTAGCAGACCCGCACGCGGAAAGTATTTTGAAATCGATTTCCGTGGGAGCCGTGTTTATGGGAGCTCTGACTTATATCGGGAATGCGCCTAACTTTATGGTGAAATCCGTTGCGGAAGAAAACAACGTAAAGATGCCGAGTTTCGGAGGATACGTTCTGTATTCCTTTTCGATTCTGATTCCAACGTTTATTCTTCTCACGTTTATCTTCTTCCGTTAA
- the rsmI gene encoding 16S rRNA (cytidine(1402)-2'-O)-methyltransferase — translation MNSNPKGVLVLVSVTLGNPGDITQRAKEILEHSDILIGEESRTTSTLLKSLSIEKEFFLCNEHSSPEDIRVLGEKVIGADCTALISDAGTPGIEDPGRELVQEVLRRGGTVQSAPGAIAFGAALSISGFKISPFTFCGFLPRESPDRRKELSRYLKLGHTLVFYETPYRYKAVLHDLDFALKEAKEDRNVFLCLDLTLKSEYQFRGKISELLKNLDSLPKGNPVIVVSQRKGGPVFRKDTKKFPNKNSQKTKNKK, via the coding sequence ATGAATTCGAACCCGAAGGGAGTTTTGGTTCTTGTTTCCGTCACTCTCGGAAATCCGGGCGATATAACGCAGAGAGCCAAAGAAATATTAGAACATTCTGATATACTCATAGGGGAAGAATCCAGAACGACCTCCACTCTTCTCAAATCGCTTTCCATCGAAAAGGAATTCTTTCTCTGCAATGAACATTCCAGTCCGGAAGACATTCGCGTTTTGGGAGAAAAGGTGATCGGTGCCGATTGTACCGCCCTGATTTCGGACGCTGGAACACCGGGGATCGAAGACCCGGGAAGGGAACTCGTCCAAGAAGTTTTGAGAAGAGGAGGAACTGTCCAGAGCGCGCCCGGCGCCATCGCTTTTGGGGCGGCTCTTAGCATTTCCGGATTCAAAATTTCTCCTTTCACATTCTGCGGTTTTCTTCCCAGAGAATCTCCAGATCGCAGGAAGGAATTGAGTCGATATTTGAAATTGGGACATACGCTCGTTTTTTATGAAACTCCGTATCGTTACAAGGCCGTCCTTCACGATCTCGACTTCGCTCTAAAAGAAGCAAAGGAAGACAGAAACGTTTTTCTTTGTCTGGATCTCACCTTAAAATCCGAATATCAATTTCGCGGTAAAATTTCCGAACTTCTAAAAAATCTGGATTCGCTTCCGAAAGGAAATCCTGTGATCGTGGTTTCTCAGAGAAAGGGTGGACCGGTCTTTAGGAAGGACACAAAAAAGTTTCCCAATAAGAATTCTCAAAAAACGAAAAACAAAAAATAG
- a CDS encoding SDR family NAD(P)-dependent oxidoreductase has product MSKNALIIGTSGVAGQSAVEAVREFAEKNKEEWKVIATTTKDSDLPEADLTITKINLDDPKVSLELLYDGLKKNGIEKIDLFVYTPARGNLGYPVSETPENDIEDAAKFCLDPMIAIEEKLKPDLSVGYSAYYYRPHLQPFYGSLAFIKRKMEEWAIQNPSHRKIIRAGSFFSQSVRGITIILQRMGKKSQDKDLQELLKKQKESGLSFPDFFLQYVAKQEDSSFKAKFPNVPFRLTSQNDLKKALVAILDGESAPIVSLVGDWVWTENTLPEMPEYLKKF; this is encoded by the coding sequence ATGTCAAAAAATGCACTCATCATCGGAACGAGCGGAGTCGCCGGACAAAGCGCGGTCGAAGCGGTTCGGGAATTCGCGGAAAAAAACAAAGAAGAATGGAAGGTCATCGCCACTACAACCAAAGATTCGGACCTTCCAGAAGCTGATCTGACGATCACAAAAATCAACTTGGACGATCCGAAAGTTTCTCTTGAACTTTTGTATGATGGTTTGAAAAAAAATGGAATCGAGAAGATCGACCTTTTTGTATACACTCCCGCCAGGGGAAACCTGGGTTATCCCGTTTCCGAAACACCGGAAAACGATATCGAGGATGCCGCGAAATTTTGTTTGGATCCGATGATCGCGATCGAAGAAAAATTGAAACCGGATCTGAGTGTAGGCTATTCCGCTTACTACTATAGGCCGCATCTTCAACCGTTTTACGGTTCACTTGCTTTTATCAAAAGAAAGATGGAAGAATGGGCGATTCAAAATCCGTCTCACCGAAAGATCATACGCGCGGGTTCGTTTTTTAGTCAGAGTGTTCGGGGAATTACAATCATCCTCCAGAGAATGGGGAAAAAATCCCAGGACAAAGATCTACAGGAACTTCTAAAAAAACAAAAAGAATCAGGCCTAAGTTTTCCTGATTTTTTCCTTCAATACGTCGCAAAACAAGAGGATTCCTCCTTTAAAGCCAAATTTCCGAATGTTCCATTTCGTCTAACGTCTCAGAACGATCTAAAAAAAGCATTGGTCGCCATCTTGGATGGAGAATCGGCTCCTATCGTTTCACTCGTGGGAGATTGGGTTTGGACGGAAAACACTTTACCGGAAATGCCAGAGTATTTAAAGAAATTCTAA
- a CDS encoding MarR family winged helix-turn-helix transcriptional regulator, which translates to MKSKSIFKEEKAEESTGFLFWQITNLWQKKIRENLLSLDLTHVQFVLLASLAWFEEAGQKATQVRLAEHAKTDVMMTSKVIRSLESKKLLTRKQDPADSRANCLFLTSEGKEIVGKAVRIVETTDRTFFSILKDEKNFRSSLLDLRQKNA; encoded by the coding sequence ATGAAATCCAAATCCATATTCAAAGAAGAAAAAGCGGAAGAAAGCACGGGCTTTCTCTTTTGGCAGATCACAAATCTCTGGCAAAAGAAAATACGGGAAAATTTGCTCAGCTTGGATCTAACGCACGTTCAATTTGTACTTCTCGCGAGTTTAGCTTGGTTTGAAGAAGCGGGTCAAAAAGCGACACAAGTCCGACTCGCTGAACACGCGAAGACCGACGTGATGATGACCTCCAAAGTGATTCGTAGTCTGGAATCAAAAAAACTTCTGACACGAAAGCAGGATCCTGCGGATTCGAGGGCCAATTGTTTGTTCCTAACCTCCGAAGGAAAGGAAATCGTCGGGAAGGCGGTGCGCATCGTGGAGACGACCGACCGGACATTCTTTTCCATTCTCAAAGACGAAAAAAATTTCAGAAGTTCTCTCTTGGACCTAAGACAGAAGAATGCCTAA
- the perRB gene encoding peroxide-responsive transcriptional repressor PerRB, whose amino-acid sequence MEALFTKKACLTPNEIEQRLKSVSIQPTMQRISICQYVLCEADHPTAEEVKEWVDSRSFKMSLATVYNTLNILVSAGLLREFKFSCLGKSVYDSNIVDHYHFFDETSGKFHDIDPSLLSLSSHLPSQFQVNKTDILLTGNLDSKLKD is encoded by the coding sequence ATGGAAGCGTTGTTTACAAAAAAAGCCTGTCTGACCCCGAACGAGATCGAACAGAGATTGAAGTCCGTCTCCATCCAACCGACGATGCAAAGAATTTCCATTTGCCAGTATGTTCTCTGCGAAGCGGACCACCCCACAGCCGAAGAAGTTAAAGAATGGGTGGACAGCCGTTCCTTTAAGATGAGCCTGGCGACCGTCTACAACACGTTAAACATTCTAGTGAGCGCGGGACTTTTGAGGGAATTCAAATTCTCCTGTCTGGGAAAATCGGTCTACGACAGCAATATCGTGGATCACTATCATTTTTTCGACGAGACCTCGGGAAAGTTTCACGATATCGACCCATCTCTTCTTTCTCTCAGTTCTCATCTTCCCTCTCAGTTTCAAGTAAACAAGACGGACATCTTGCTTACCGGAAATCTGGATTCTAAACTCAAAGATTGA
- a CDS encoding SRPBCC family protein: protein MKRIQHEEITKASPTQLWKIYQDVSNWKTWDHEIEESFLKGDFKVGSKGMLKPKGGPKTWFRLMEVRDQELFSDLTHLPLCKLEFRHELIPTNSGTKFVHTVIFSGPLSFLFSRVIGNKIREELPGAMKNLARLAEAA, encoded by the coding sequence ATGAAACGGATTCAACACGAAGAAATTACGAAAGCAAGTCCGACACAACTTTGGAAAATCTATCAGGACGTTTCCAATTGGAAAACCTGGGATCATGAAATCGAAGAATCCTTTTTAAAAGGCGATTTCAAAGTCGGAAGTAAGGGAATGCTCAAACCGAAAGGCGGACCGAAAACTTGGTTTCGTTTGATGGAAGTAAGAGATCAAGAACTCTTTTCCGATCTCACCCATCTTCCGCTCTGCAAACTCGAATTCAGACACGAGTTGATTCCTACCAATTCCGGAACCAAGTTTGTACACACGGTTATCTTTTCGGGTCCGCTTTCTTTCTTGTTTTCCAGAGTGATCGGGAATAAGATTCGGGAAGAATTACCGGGTGCAATGAAGAATCTCGCAAGACTCGCCGAAGCCGCGTAA
- a CDS encoding RluA family pseudouridine synthase, which yields MPKEHSNFRIFYQSDFFLFAEKPSGIPVHATKDSKRENFSDLLQKQLNLPFLRTVNRLDLDTSGLVFFCKDPEKNKEADQILRTSVKIYLCVASGIIPEDRFTETCYLKDGNKRVKKVFSGGDKAVTEFVVLKRNSKENYSVLLAKLHTGRRHQIRFHLSEKGFPIVGDQVYGFSDKSLLGEKNKNTKPHLREFPKAERSLLHALGVSFFEREGVEEKILCPPPQDFRKFLEGISIDPSLFSEFSLK from the coding sequence ATGCCTAAAGAACATTCCAATTTTAGAATATTCTACCAATCGGATTTTTTTCTTTTCGCCGAAAAACCTTCCGGAATTCCGGTTCACGCAACCAAGGATTCAAAAAGGGAAAATTTTTCCGATCTCCTTCAGAAACAATTGAACCTTCCTTTTTTAAGAACCGTAAATCGACTCGATCTGGATACGAGCGGTCTCGTATTTTTCTGTAAGGATCCTGAAAAAAACAAGGAAGCCGATCAAATTCTAAGAACTTCCGTAAAAATTTATCTCTGCGTTGCGTCGGGAATCATTCCCGAGGATCGTTTTACGGAAACCTGCTATCTCAAGGACGGAAACAAAAGGGTCAAAAAAGTGTTCTCCGGAGGAGATAAGGCGGTAACCGAATTCGTCGTATTAAAACGGAATTCGAAAGAAAATTATTCCGTCCTTCTTGCAAAACTTCATACTGGAAGAAGACATCAGATTCGGTTTCATCTTAGTGAAAAAGGGTTTCCGATCGTCGGGGATCAAGTCTATGGATTTTCCGATAAATCCTTGTTAGGTGAAAAAAACAAAAATACAAAACCGCATCTTCGAGAATTCCCGAAAGCCGAACGTTCGCTTTTACACGCTTTAGGAGTTTCCTTTTTTGAAAGGGAGGGAGTCGAAGAAAAAATTCTTTGTCCTCCTCCGCAAGACTTCCGAAAATTCTTAGAAGGAATATCGATCGATCCTTCTCTTTTTTCCGAATTCTCCTTAAAATAG
- the lpdA gene encoding dihydrolipoyl dehydrogenase: MPESYDLTVIGAGPGGYVSAIRGAQLGMNVCVIEKDRPGGICLNWGCIPTKALLESAHLLEKIHSAKEFGIDLNDAKPDFPKIIQRSREVADQMASGVEFLLNKNKITRKKGSAVFKDSNTIWLPDTSKEEIVSKYFIIATGARARELPGLPFDGKTVLSSRSAMVLEKIPESLLIVGAGAIGVEFADFYSAMGTKVTLVEMLDQILPVEDKEVSTFLEKSFVKRGIRVLTGVSVSNPELKDGNVKVLLKGKTLPETGEVLEAEKILVSIGLVPNTDSMNLEEIGVFLQRGFVKTDTKYKTSVPHIYAIGDCNGPPLLAHVASMEGIKAAEAISIHAGNPHNLSYTPIDYNAIPGCTYCHPEVASIGFTEQKAIDLGHSIRVGKFPFIGNGRARAMGDAGGFTKVIVDKNSGEILGAHLIGPGVTELLPAVALGITQELTAKEIASTIFAHPTLSETVMESFGVALGEAINL; encoded by the coding sequence ATGCCAGAATCTTACGATCTCACCGTCATCGGCGCCGGTCCCGGCGGATATGTCTCTGCCATTCGAGGCGCTCAATTGGGAATGAACGTTTGCGTCATCGAAAAAGATAGGCCCGGGGGAATCTGTCTCAACTGGGGTTGTATTCCCACAAAGGCACTTTTGGAATCGGCTCATCTTTTGGAGAAAATCCATTCCGCAAAAGAATTCGGGATCGACTTAAACGACGCCAAACCCGATTTTCCAAAAATCATTCAACGCTCCAGAGAAGTCGCCGATCAGATGGCTTCGGGTGTGGAATTTCTTTTAAATAAGAATAAGATCACGCGTAAAAAAGGATCCGCCGTATTCAAAGATTCGAATACAATCTGGCTTCCCGACACTTCCAAAGAAGAAATCGTTTCCAAATACTTTATCATCGCGACCGGCGCACGCGCCCGCGAACTTCCGGGTCTTCCTTTCGACGGAAAAACGGTCTTATCCTCCAGAAGCGCGATGGTACTCGAAAAAATTCCCGAGTCCCTTTTGATCGTCGGAGCCGGAGCCATCGGAGTCGAGTTCGCTGACTTCTACTCTGCGATGGGAACCAAAGTCACATTAGTCGAAATGCTCGACCAGATTCTTCCCGTGGAGGATAAAGAGGTTTCGACATTCTTAGAAAAGTCCTTTGTAAAAAGAGGCATCCGCGTTTTGACGGGAGTGAGTGTTTCGAATCCGGAACTAAAAGACGGAAACGTCAAAGTTCTTCTCAAAGGAAAAACTCTTCCGGAAACCGGAGAAGTTTTGGAAGCCGAAAAGATTCTCGTTTCGATCGGTCTCGTACCAAACACCGATTCGATGAACTTAGAAGAGATCGGAGTTTTTTTACAAAGAGGTTTTGTAAAAACGGATACAAAATACAAAACGAGCGTTCCTCATATCTACGCGATCGGAGACTGCAACGGGCCGCCTCTTCTCGCGCACGTCGCTTCGATGGAAGGAATCAAGGCCGCGGAAGCGATTTCGATTCACGCCGGAAACCCGCATAATCTCAGTTATACGCCCATCGACTACAATGCGATCCCCGGTTGTACGTATTGTCATCCCGAAGTCGCTTCGATCGGATTTACCGAACAAAAGGCGATCGATCTCGGTCATTCCATTCGAGTTGGAAAGTTTCCGTTTATTGGAAACGGCCGCGCTCGAGCGATGGGAGACGCCGGCGGTTTTACAAAAGTAATCGTGGATAAAAATTCCGGAGAAATTTTAGGAGCACATCTGATCGGCCCCGGCGTAACGGAACTTCTTCCTGCGGTCGCTCTGGGAATCACACAAGAATTGACCGCAAAGGAAATCGCTTCTACTATTTTTGCCCATCCCACACTTTCGGAAACCGTGATGGAATCGTTCGGCGTCGCCTTGGGCGAAGCGATCAATCTTTGA
- a CDS encoding helix-turn-helix domain-containing protein → MNPATEELEAGKDLPSSEHITEVVKENLKLIRHTKGFSLDKLASRCGVSRAMLSQIEQGKSVPTISVLWKIANGLNVPFSELLKEKGTEGVIVMKAENTKVLFSSSKVFSSRALFPYNGNRKTEFYELILKPGGIEVAESHQSGTTENIVVVSGKLRLRVGEKVVELEPKDSVFFRADIPHEYSNPTDQETLMYLVMDYRDEIN, encoded by the coding sequence ATGAACCCAGCAACGGAAGAATTGGAAGCAGGGAAAGATCTTCCCTCCAGCGAACACATCACGGAAGTCGTCAAAGAAAATCTAAAACTCATCCGCCATACAAAAGGATTTTCCTTGGATAAGTTGGCCTCTCGTTGTGGAGTCAGTCGAGCGATGCTTTCCCAGATCGAACAAGGGAAGAGTGTCCCTACAATTTCCGTTCTTTGGAAAATTGCGAATGGTCTGAATGTTCCGTTTAGCGAACTTCTGAAAGAAAAAGGCACCGAAGGTGTGATCGTGATGAAGGCGGAAAACACAAAGGTTTTGTTTTCCAGTTCGAAGGTTTTTTCCAGTCGCGCTCTTTTTCCTTATAATGGAAATCGGAAAACCGAATTCTACGAACTCATTCTAAAGCCGGGTGGAATCGAAGTTGCAGAATCGCATCAATCTGGAACCACCGAAAACATCGTAGTAGTTTCCGGAAAACTTCGTCTTCGAGTTGGAGAAAAAGTCGTAGAACTCGAACCAAAAGACTCCGTTTTTTTTAGAGCCGATATTCCCCATGAGTATTCCAATCCAACCGATCAGGAAACGCTGATGTATTTGGTGATGGATTACAGAGACGAAATCAACTGA